In Paenibacillus hexagrammi, the following are encoded in one genomic region:
- a CDS encoding ABC transporter ATP-binding protein encodes MLAIDVHQLRKEFTVQQSRGGLKGAFQDLFKREYKHVAAVKDISFQIPKGEICGYIGENGAGKSTTIKMLTGILVPTSGEIKVNGFVPFKEREKFVSGIGVVFGQRSQLWWDIGVVESFQLLRKVYRVSEADYKKRLDELVERLQLSELLSRPVRKLSLGQRMRCELAASLIHNPAILFLDEPTIGLDIVVKTEIREFLKSLNQRYETTILLTTHDLQDIEALCSRVIMLDDGRIIYDGGLDELKARWGKGKEVVLQFADSVTLARLQELTQGLDVAWQVENELSAKVFIPHERANVSEVLARVVGVLQIEDIKILETNTDDIVREIYKSGSAEAKRDLAELQAEGAAAHV; translated from the coding sequence ATGTTAGCGATTGATGTTCATCAGCTTCGTAAAGAATTTACAGTTCAGCAGAGCCGGGGCGGATTAAAGGGTGCATTTCAGGATCTGTTCAAAAGGGAATACAAGCATGTGGCAGCCGTCAAGGATATTAGCTTTCAGATCCCCAAGGGCGAAATTTGCGGATATATCGGCGAAAACGGTGCAGGTAAATCCACAACGATCAAGATGCTGACCGGCATCCTTGTTCCGACTTCGGGAGAGATTAAGGTCAACGGCTTTGTGCCTTTTAAGGAAAGGGAAAAGTTTGTTTCCGGTATCGGGGTCGTATTCGGCCAACGCAGCCAGCTCTGGTGGGATATCGGCGTCGTGGAATCATTTCAGCTGCTTAGAAAGGTATACCGTGTATCAGAGGCGGATTATAAGAAACGTCTAGATGAATTGGTAGAACGACTTCAGCTTTCTGAACTGCTCTCCCGCCCCGTGCGAAAGCTTAGTCTAGGACAGCGCATGCGTTGTGAATTGGCCGCATCACTCATTCATAACCCGGCCATTTTGTTTTTGGATGAACCTACCATTGGTTTAGATATCGTGGTAAAAACAGAGATTCGCGAATTCTTAAAGTCGTTGAACCAGCGTTATGAGACGACGATTTTGCTTACCACGCATGATCTTCAAGATATTGAAGCGCTATGCTCGAGGGTCATCATGCTTGATGACGGCAGGATCATTTACGATGGCGGTCTGGATGAGCTGAAGGCTAGATGGGGCAAGGGCAAAGAAGTAGTGCTGCAATTCGCCGATTCGGTTACGCTCGCGCGTCTGCAAGAGCTGACCCAAGGCCTGGACGTCGCTTGGCAGGTAGAGAATGAGCTGTCCGCCAAGGTGTTTATTCCTCATGAACGGGCTAACGTCTCAGAGGTGCTTGCGCGCGTAGTCGGCGTGCTTCAAATTGAAGACATCAAAATTCTCGAAACGAACACCGATGATATTGTCCGTGAGATCTACAAATCCGGGTCGGCCGAAGCGAAGCGCGATTTAGCGGAGCTGCAAGCAGAAGGAGCCGCGGCTCATGTTTAG
- a CDS encoding LCP family protein → MVAAGYYSYSIYNFANNISNKSDDPQGGGGPISATSFKNQDNKYSPPKWEGSQRVNILLLGGDSRGLKNNELPRSDSMMLASIDPVTKKAYLFSILRDTYVKIPGSGDDRINTAITTGGPNLAMKTVSDLLGIPVQYYVYTDFKGFIALIDAVGGIDIDVEKDMKYTDSEDDHIYDINLKKGMQHLDGDTALQYVRFRHDALSDFTRTERQRKFLVAVAQKLQSTSSLIKLPRILNSIDPYIDTNLSVTDMLKLSALGFEAKADGVVTSQLPPSDLLVEKTVRGAAVLTADKNRLQTYVKDLFAGTADADTGPTKPSPSPTSKTTAKTTKK, encoded by the coding sequence ATGGTAGCTGCTGGTTATTATTCTTATTCTATCTATAACTTTGCCAATAATATTTCAAATAAGTCAGACGATCCTCAAGGCGGCGGCGGTCCCATATCCGCAACTTCATTTAAGAACCAAGACAACAAGTATTCGCCCCCGAAGTGGGAAGGCAGTCAACGAGTCAACATCCTTCTTCTTGGAGGCGACTCACGCGGACTGAAGAACAATGAACTGCCAAGGTCGGATAGCATGATGCTTGCTTCGATCGACCCAGTTACGAAAAAAGCGTACTTATTCTCGATCCTCCGTGATACCTATGTGAAAATCCCCGGAAGCGGCGATGACCGAATCAATACCGCTATCACAACAGGGGGACCGAATCTGGCCATGAAGACGGTCAGCGACCTGCTCGGCATTCCGGTTCAATACTACGTGTACACCGACTTCAAAGGATTCATCGCTCTGATTGACGCAGTCGGCGGCATCGATATCGACGTGGAAAAGGATATGAAGTATACGGATTCCGAAGACGATCACATCTATGATATTAATCTGAAAAAGGGCATGCAGCATCTCGACGGCGACACGGCTCTGCAATATGTGCGATTCCGGCATGATGCCCTTTCCGATTTCACACGCACCGAGCGTCAACGTAAATTTTTGGTTGCTGTAGCACAAAAGCTGCAATCTACGTCTTCCTTAATTAAGCTGCCGCGAATACTGAATTCCATCGATCCTTATATTGATACGAATTTAAGCGTGACGGATATGCTTAAGCTCAGCGCACTCGGTTTTGAGGCCAAGGCAGACGGCGTTGTCACTTCCCAGCTGCCTCCTTCGGACCTGCTGGTTGAGAAAACCGTACGTGGCGCAGCCGTCCTAACAGCGGATAAAAACAGGCTGCAAACTTATGTCAAAGACTTGTTTGCCGGAACAGCGGACGCGGATACGGGCCCGACCAAACCATCGCCTTCTCCAACTTCCAAAACAACGGCAAAAACAACGAAAAAGTAA
- a CDS encoding aspartate aminotransferase family protein, translated as MNMERKRSEQLYQEALQHIVGGVNSPSRSYKAVGGGAPVFMKRAQGAYFWDEDGNRYIDYLAAYGPIITGHAHPHVTEAICRAAQNGTLYGTPTELEIEFAKMLKSAIPSLDKVRFVNSGTEAVMTTIRVARAYTGRTKIIKFAGCYHGHSDLVLVAAGSGPSTLGTPDSAGVPASIAQEVITVPFNDIPALEAALARWGEDVAAVMVEPIVGNFGMVMPHAGYLEQLCAAARKSGSLVIYDEVITAFRFHYGTAQTYPGLPLAEAAGTAALAAAAGDAEAAARFAAVEPDLTALGKVIGGGLPIGAYGGRKAVMEQVAPLGPAYQAGTMAGNPASISAGIACLQVLQQDGVYAKMEQLGRALADGIAESAARHGIALTVNRIGGAFSTHFCDHPVTNYDQAQDTDGEKFAQFFRLMLEQGINLAPSKYEAWFLTTAHTEDDIAQTLEAAEKAFKTMANRR; from the coding sequence ATGAACATGGAACGAAAAAGATCCGAGCAGTTATACCAGGAAGCACTCCAACATATCGTAGGCGGCGTCAACAGTCCTTCCCGCTCTTACAAGGCGGTCGGCGGCGGCGCTCCCGTCTTCATGAAGCGCGCGCAAGGCGCGTACTTCTGGGATGAAGACGGCAACCGATATATCGATTACCTTGCCGCCTACGGCCCTATCATCACCGGTCATGCGCATCCGCATGTGACCGAAGCGATCTGCCGTGCTGCGCAGAACGGTACGCTGTATGGTACGCCGACCGAGCTCGAAATCGAGTTCGCCAAGATGCTGAAGTCAGCGATCCCATCGCTGGACAAAGTCCGTTTCGTCAACTCCGGCACCGAGGCCGTGATGACGACAATTCGCGTTGCGCGAGCCTACACAGGCCGCACGAAAATCATTAAGTTTGCCGGGTGCTACCACGGTCACTCGGATCTTGTGCTTGTGGCGGCGGGCTCCGGGCCGTCCACGCTAGGCACGCCGGACTCCGCAGGAGTGCCGGCCAGCATTGCGCAAGAGGTCATTACGGTGCCGTTCAATGATATTCCGGCACTGGAAGCTGCGCTTGCACGCTGGGGCGAGGACGTGGCCGCTGTCATGGTCGAACCCATCGTCGGCAACTTCGGCATGGTGATGCCCCATGCCGGCTACCTCGAGCAGCTGTGCGCAGCTGCTCGCAAGAGTGGCTCCCTCGTCATCTATGACGAGGTGATCACCGCGTTCCGGTTCCACTACGGAACGGCGCAGACCTACCCCGGCCTCCCGCTCGCAGAGGCCGCTGGTACCGCGGCGCTGGCAGCAGCCGCGGGAGACGCCGAGGCGGCGGCGCGCTTCGCCGCCGTCGAGCCGGACCTGACGGCCCTCGGCAAGGTGATCGGCGGGGGCCTGCCGATCGGCGCCTATGGGGGCCGCAAAGCCGTGATGGAGCAGGTCGCTCCGCTCGGACCTGCTTATCAGGCCGGCACGATGGCGGGCAACCCCGCCTCCATCAGCGCCGGGATCGCCTGCCTGCAGGTGCTGCAGCAGGACGGCGTTTACGCCAAGATGGAGCAGCTTGGCAGGGCGCTTGCGGACGGCATCGCCGAATCCGCCGCCAGGCACGGCATCGCCCTGACCGTGAACCGGATCGGCGGCGCGTTCTCGACGCATTTCTGTGACCATCCGGTCACCAATTATGACCAGGCGCAGGATACCGACGGCGAGAAATTCGCCCAGTTTTTCCGTTTGATGCTGGAACAGGGTATTAATCTCGCCCCTTCCAAATATGAGGCGTGGTTCCTGACAACAGCCCACACCGAAGATGACATCGCACAGACACTCGAAGCGGCGGAGAAAGCCTTCAAAACGATGGCTAACCGCCGATAA
- a CDS encoding glutamate synthase-related protein: protein MRNEGRFQNLLGMEHDSCGIICIIEKDGHPSRDNIQKTIDALVKMEHRSGFINGEGDGCGILTDIPRALWEKKLTDAGLDGKLAYDNRFSVAHIFVPRKLELSVADMQNGIRDLFKQHNVSIILEQENQVDNSVLGANGLADEPTFWQVAALCEQADVTVADHLFELHIAIESRYNVHVATLSNVTAAYKVMGAASILPKYFNDTRDPLFKAQVTIGHNRYSTNTQSSFFRVQPFSLLGHNGEINTIKKMRLEAEMVGVPLVDGGSDSQDMNRTLETFIHRFGISLFEAMEMVFPPIINEMKQFRLELQDLYVYYRQVWGHFNQGPAGIVSRYGNECIFSVDALGLRPVWMVESETSLYFSSEQGVITVGEMVADPKPIAPGEKVGVVLTPGEHVQVIPYHEVQSIVLERASKRLNVEGMRKYLNPVKSNVQADLNENAAATDPIYSAFGWDREGIQHIETMSETGAEPIRSLGHDSPHAAISWERQNVPDFIKESVAVVTNPAIDRDREMEHFSTRVVVGRRPTVYGQVESNLRVELLSPLVLEGTNGVDSEEHLSQPSYEQLLTMFRAENKDAVQVLSVTFARGTSIRDGLENLAASALEAAKAGASLIVLDDSEAHQNDRLWLDPHLAVSKIDIALRAEKLAFGDNLRRHVTIVLRSAAIRNLHDIAVACGLGADVISPYLLFATASDKDGDAAAARKVYAALSKGLEKVISTIGTHELRGYTRFFSSIGFHPEVAEVLDIVNYLGSEKGGTGFAQLEADAAARYEDFTNPKAKAAKNFRFFQRMWKALGDAASGAAPYSDYQNKLREEEKKNAISIRHIAEFNYEKALSEGRKALDPSEVDISIGGHSLPMLISSMSFGSQNETAFRAYAEAGERLNMVTMNGEGGEIKDMLGRYKKTRGAQVASGRFGINVELANAVAFLEIKIGQGAKPGEGGHLPGSKVTAKIAAARNATIGSDLISPSNNHDIYSIEDLAQIISELKEASGRKAKIIVKIPVVPGVGTIAVGVAKAGADVITLSGFDGGTGAARIHSLTHVGLPTEIGTKLAHVALIEAGLRHRVELWSDGGLKSGADVVKMVMLGANRAGFGSIAMQSIGCTTCRGCHLDTCHVGIATQIDSLEEAEEKGLRRFVPRQYDLAVDSLVRLFGGMGEEVREIVAALGFKSLQDLVGRSDLLEQVLHQERIDLTDLLRPAPLQFISEADRALEEAAVSSDIRIAAGAEGQEFFPDSLQLDAPIVRNWSKVDAESRILGSRYSSHRVRDRFDGSYDQLPAFKLNLIDGSVPGNGLAAFNARGVDITVHGGAEDGVGKMALGGKVAILKSLSKDKTYINGSVGKSFGYGAQKGLFLIQGGADTRACIRFSGADVVFGGEITSPLQDELGGIAARANLKGFAFEYMTNGRAVVMGDPGPWICAGMTGGVIYQRLVPEMGLDQAAIERRIAKGAKVKIEAIGAQSTKDLTELLTAYRDELAGSGQSEAAAKIEGLLSDLAGNFIRISPVGMQADQSVATE, encoded by the coding sequence ATGCGTAATGAAGGCCGTTTTCAGAATCTGCTAGGAATGGAACACGACAGCTGCGGCATTATTTGTATTATTGAAAAAGACGGTCACCCTTCCCGTGATAATATCCAAAAAACGATTGATGCCCTTGTAAAAATGGAGCATCGTTCGGGCTTTATTAACGGCGAAGGCGACGGCTGCGGGATTTTAACCGATATTCCGCGTGCGCTTTGGGAGAAAAAATTAACAGATGCCGGCCTGGACGGTAAATTGGCCTATGACAATCGTTTTTCAGTAGCTCATATTTTTGTTCCGCGCAAGCTTGAACTCTCCGTCGCCGACATGCAGAACGGAATTCGCGACCTGTTTAAGCAGCACAACGTCTCCATCATTCTGGAGCAAGAAAACCAAGTTGATAACAGCGTGCTAGGCGCTAACGGACTTGCTGACGAACCGACATTCTGGCAGGTTGCTGCTCTTTGCGAGCAAGCCGATGTCACTGTTGCGGATCACCTGTTCGAGCTTCATATCGCGATTGAAAGCCGCTATAACGTGCACGTTGCTACACTGAGCAATGTAACCGCAGCATACAAAGTAATGGGCGCTGCAAGCATCCTGCCTAAATACTTTAACGATACACGCGATCCTTTGTTTAAGGCGCAAGTTACGATCGGACACAACCGTTATTCTACAAATACGCAATCCAGCTTCTTCCGCGTACAACCGTTCTCTTTGCTCGGTCACAACGGAGAAATCAATACGATTAAAAAAATGCGTCTTGAAGCCGAGATGGTAGGCGTTCCGCTCGTTGACGGCGGTTCCGACTCTCAGGATATGAACCGTACGCTTGAAACGTTCATTCACCGTTTTGGCATCAGCTTGTTTGAAGCGATGGAAATGGTGTTCCCGCCGATCATTAATGAAATGAAGCAGTTCCGTCTGGAGCTTCAAGACCTGTATGTATACTATCGCCAAGTTTGGGGTCACTTTAACCAAGGTCCTGCCGGTATTGTTTCCCGTTATGGCAACGAATGTATTTTCAGCGTTGACGCTCTGGGTCTTCGTCCAGTGTGGATGGTGGAAAGCGAAACTTCCCTGTACTTCTCTTCCGAGCAAGGTGTGATTACAGTTGGCGAAATGGTCGCTGATCCGAAGCCAATCGCTCCAGGCGAGAAAGTCGGCGTAGTGCTGACTCCAGGTGAGCATGTACAAGTCATTCCTTACCATGAGGTACAGAGCATCGTGCTTGAGCGCGCCAGCAAACGCCTGAATGTAGAAGGCATGCGCAAATACTTGAACCCTGTAAAATCGAATGTCCAAGCTGATCTTAACGAGAACGCTGCAGCAACAGATCCGATCTACAGTGCGTTCGGTTGGGATCGCGAAGGCATCCAGCATATCGAAACGATGTCCGAAACAGGCGCTGAGCCTATTCGTTCCCTAGGTCATGATTCACCTCATGCCGCGATTAGCTGGGAGCGTCAAAACGTTCCGGATTTCATTAAAGAAAGCGTTGCTGTCGTAACGAATCCTGCGATCGACCGTGACCGCGAAATGGAGCACTTCTCGACTCGTGTCGTTGTAGGACGCCGTCCAACCGTATACGGTCAAGTAGAATCCAATCTGCGCGTTGAGCTGCTTTCTCCGCTTGTTCTGGAAGGTACGAACGGCGTTGACAGTGAAGAGCATCTGTCCCAGCCTTCTTATGAGCAATTGCTTACGATGTTCCGTGCTGAGAACAAAGATGCCGTTCAGGTACTTTCTGTAACCTTCGCACGCGGCACATCGATTCGTGATGGCTTGGAAAACCTTGCAGCAAGCGCTTTGGAAGCTGCTAAGGCTGGTGCTTCCCTGATCGTTCTCGACGATTCGGAAGCTCATCAAAACGATCGTCTATGGCTGGATCCGCATCTTGCAGTATCCAAAATCGATATCGCGCTTCGCGCTGAGAAATTGGCGTTCGGCGATAACCTTCGCCGTCATGTCACGATCGTTCTGCGTTCCGCAGCAATCCGTAATCTGCACGATATTGCCGTTGCTTGCGGACTTGGCGCTGACGTCATCTCTCCTTACCTGTTGTTCGCAACAGCTTCGGATAAAGACGGCGACGCAGCAGCAGCACGCAAGGTTTACGCAGCTCTAAGCAAAGGTTTGGAGAAAGTAATCTCCACCATCGGTACGCATGAGCTTCGCGGCTACACACGTTTCTTCTCCTCCATCGGCTTCCATCCGGAAGTGGCTGAGGTGCTAGATATCGTGAACTACCTGGGCAGTGAAAAAGGCGGCACTGGCTTCGCACAGCTGGAAGCTGACGCAGCAGCACGCTATGAAGACTTCACAAACCCTAAAGCAAAAGCAGCGAAAAACTTCCGCTTCTTCCAGCGTATGTGGAAAGCGTTAGGCGATGCCGCTTCCGGCGCAGCGCCTTACAGCGATTACCAAAATAAGCTTCGTGAAGAAGAGAAAAAGAACGCAATCTCCATCCGACACATTGCAGAATTCAATTATGAGAAAGCACTGAGCGAAGGACGCAAGGCTCTTGATCCTTCCGAAGTGGACATCTCGATTGGCGGACATTCCCTGCCGATGCTGATTTCTTCCATGTCGTTCGGTTCTCAGAACGAAACAGCTTTCCGCGCTTACGCCGAAGCCGGCGAACGCCTGAACATGGTTACCATGAACGGTGAAGGCGGAGAGATTAAAGATATGCTGGGCCGTTACAAAAAGACTCGCGGCGCGCAAGTTGCATCCGGTCGTTTCGGTATCAACGTAGAGCTGGCTAACGCTGTTGCTTTCCTTGAAATCAAAATCGGTCAAGGCGCGAAGCCGGGTGAAGGCGGTCACTTGCCAGGATCCAAGGTTACAGCGAAAATCGCTGCTGCCCGTAACGCAACCATCGGTTCGGACCTGATCTCTCCATCGAATAACCATGATATTTATTCGATCGAGGATTTGGCGCAAATTATCTCCGAGCTGAAAGAAGCTAGTGGCCGTAAGGCGAAAATCATCGTAAAAATCCCTGTCGTTCCAGGCGTAGGTACAATTGCTGTCGGTGTTGCTAAAGCAGGCGCTGACGTGATTACTCTATCCGGTTTCGACGGAGGTACTGGTGCGGCTCGTATTCACTCCTTGACTCACGTAGGTCTTCCTACAGAGATCGGAACGAAACTGGCTCACGTTGCACTGATCGAAGCAGGTCTTCGTCACCGCGTTGAGCTGTGGTCCGACGGCGGTTTGAAATCCGGTGCTGACGTTGTAAAAATGGTTATGCTCGGCGCAAACCGCGCCGGATTCGGTAGTATCGCGATGCAGTCCATCGGCTGTACAACATGCCGCGGCTGTCACTTGGATACTTGCCACGTAGGTATCGCAACACAAATCGATTCCCTGGAAGAAGCTGAAGAGAAAGGTCTTCGCCGCTTCGTTCCTCGTCAATACGACCTTGCTGTAGACAGCCTTGTGCGTCTGTTCGGCGGTATGGGCGAAGAAGTCCGTGAAATCGTAGCTGCACTTGGTTTCAAAAGCTTGCAAGACCTCGTAGGCCGTTCCGACCTGCTTGAGCAAGTGCTTCATCAAGAACGTATCGATCTGACCGATCTTCTTCGTCCGGCTCCGCTTCAATTCATCTCTGAAGCTGACCGTGCTCTGGAAGAAGCGGCTGTATCGTCTGATATTCGTATCGCAGCCGGCGCTGAAGGCCAAGAATTCTTCCCGGATTCCTTGCAGCTTGACGCACCGATCGTACGCAACTGGTCCAAAGTGGACGCGGAGTCCCGTATTCTGGGAAGCCGTTACTCCAGCCATCGCGTAAGAGACCGTTTCGACGGCAGCTACGATCAACTTCCTGCTTTCAAGCTGAACCTGATCGACGGATCCGTCCCTGGTAACGGTCTGGCTGCATTCAACGCACGCGGCGTAGACATTACCGTACATGGCGGCGCAGAAGACGGCGTAGGTAAAATGGCGCTAGGCGGTAAAGTAGCGATCCTGAAATCCCTGAGCAAAGACAAAACGTACATCAACGGTAGCGTTGGTAAATCGTTCGGTTACGGCGCTCAAAAAGGTCTCTTCTTGATTCAAGGCGGCGCTGATACTCGTGCGTGCATCCGTTTCTCCGGAGCTGACGTTGTCTTCGGCGGCGAAATCACCAGCCCACTGCAGGATGAGCTTGGCGGAATCGCAGCTCGCGCGAACCTGAAAGGTTTTGCGTTCGAGTACATGACAAACGGCCGTGCCGTGGTCATGGGCGACCCAGGTCCATGGATCTGCGCAGGTATGACTGGCGGCGTAATCTATCAGCGTCTTGTTCCAGAGATGGGTCTGGATCAAGCAGCTATCGAACGCCGTATTGCAAAAGGCGCAAAAGTGAAAATCGAAGCGATTGGCGCTCAAAGTACGAAGGATCTTACTGAACTGCTTACCGCATACCGCGATGAGCTTGCAGGCTCCGGTCAATCCGAAGCTGCAGCTAAAATCGAAGGCTTGCTGAGCGATCTGGCCGGCAACTTCATCCGCATCTCCCCGGTTGGCATGCAGGCTGACCAGTCGGTTGCTACGGAGTAA